A region of Takifugu flavidus isolate HTHZ2018 chromosome 2, ASM371156v2, whole genome shotgun sequence DNA encodes the following proteins:
- the eva1a gene encoding protein eva-1 homolog A yields the protein MSTAATGSRNMEANEMALLSNILATYTFIEDQPERTALVFLGGVCVGLLVTLSAIVFQINCRADCHYRNSNQLQLHHKKRHRHHHHYHRRCCPYHQAITSNPDSSALVSSGKTEPIRHSESEDWDEMMSLSARRRRRFERALLNATMFTSTEELDQARQLEERERILHDIWMNGQPDICTVTQSLNRYF from the exons ATGAGCACCGCTGCAACGGGAAGCCGAAATATGGAGGCGAATGAAATGGCATTGCTTAGCAACATACTGGCAACTTATACCTTTATTGAAG aCCAGCCAGAGAGGACAGCCTTGGTGTTTCTTGGTGGCGTCTGTGTTGGCCTTCTTGTCACACTCAGTGCCATCGTCTTCCAGATAAACTGCCGGGCTGACTGCCACTATCGCAACAGTAACCAACTGCAACTTCACCATAAGAAGAGGCATCGCCACCATCACCATTACCACCGTCGTTGTTGCCCCTACCATCAGGCCATTACCAGCAACCCAGACAGCAGTGCCCTTGTCAGTTCCGGAAAAACAGAGCCTATTAGGCACAGCGAATCAGAGGACTGGGATGAGATGATGAGCCTGTCGGCGAGGAGGCGCAGACGGTTTGAGAGAGCTCTGTTGAATGCTACCATGTTCACATCCACTGAGG AGCTGGACCAGGCCAGGCAGCTTGAAGAGCGTGAGAGGATTCTCCATGACATTTGGATGAATGGACAACCAGACATCTGCACAGTTACTCAGAGCCTCAACAGATATTTCTGA